Genomic segment of Streptomyces sp. NBC_01210:
CCGGCGCCGGAAGTGAGCCGGCGCAGGTCCTGAACCATGGAACAAGGAGTCATCCAGGCATGGCAGTTGAGTCTCACGACGATGGGAAGGACCGCTACAGCAGGGGGTTGGCAATCCTGCAGCAGCTCGCCGCCGAGGAACGTCCTTCGGTGCTCGACAGCTTCTCCGACATCGCCCCCGACCTCGGTCGGTTCACGGTCGAGTTTCCTTACGGCGATATCTACGCACGGTCCTCACTCACCCTGCGGCAGAGGCAGCTCGCGACGGTGGGCGCCCTGACGGCTCTCGGGCATGCCGCACCGCAGCTGAAGTTCCATATTCACGGAGCGCTCAATATCGGTGTGACGCGGCGTGAGATTGTCGAGGCGATCCTTCATGTTGTGGTGTACGCGGGATTCCCTGCGGCCATCAACGGTCTGAATGTTGCCAAGGCGGTGTTCGCGGAGCGTACGGACGACAGTGACGAAGCCCCGCACGCCGTCAGCGAGAGCGACGACGCGCCGCGCTATGACCGCGGCTGGGACGCGCTCGCCGAGATCGACGGCGACGCGGGCGAGGCGGTGATCGAGAGCCTCAAGGACATCGCTCCCGATCTCGCCCGCTACATCGTGGAGTTCTCCTTCGGGGACATCTACACACGCGGCGGTCTCGACCTGCATGCCCGTGAGGTGGTGACGATCGCCGCGTGCACCGCGCTGGGTACGGCCCGTCCCCAGCTCAAGGTGCATGTGAACGGGCTGCTCAATGTCGGCGGCACCCAGGACGAGGTCGTGGAGACCATCCTGCAGATGGCTGTCTACGCGGGCTTCCCCGCCGCGATCAACGGCATCACGGCCGCCCGCGAGGTCTTCGCGGAGCGGGCGGCGCATTCGGGCCCGTCCGGCGATTGAGGACACACCGGTTGCCGGACGGGCCCGTCACCGACTAGGGCCTCAGGTTCGGGAACGCGCGGGCGGCCCGCGGCGGTACGGCAAAGGTCGCCCGGCTCCGTACCTCCATCACGGAGTTGATGCCGTTGTTGCGGCGGACCCCGATGTCGCCGTGATGCCCGCGCGCGTCGGCCGCGTTCATCACCGCGCGGGTGGCGTTGAAGTCCTCCATGGTGCGCTGCAGGGACACGAAATGTGTCCCGGGCGCACCATGGTCGAGCGTCGCGAAGTCGCGCCGGTTGATGCGGGGGCGTCCGTACAGCCTGGCGCGGCCGGTGGCCTGCGCATGTCCCACCTGTCCGTGCGCAACGGCCAGCGCCGGCAGCCGGTCCGCGTCGCTCTCCGCGTCGTCCACCAGCTTCTCGGCCTCGTCGGCGCCGATGCCGGGCGCGTACATCCGGGCACTGCGGGTGTCGCGGTCCTGCTCGTACCAGCTGTCGAGGTCGAGCTCGATATGGCTCACATGCATGGTGGTGCCGCCGGCCAGCGGGCCTTCGGGGACGGTGATGCTCTCCTCGGTCGCCTGGTTGCCGCGCAGCCCCGAGTGGAAGCCGAGCAGCAGCGGCGCCTTCGGGGAGAGCCCGCGCTCGGGCAGCCGCTCGGCGGGCAGCCCCCTCCCGACGAAACCGGTGCGTACCTCGCGTATCCGCAGCCGGGCGCGCTGGTCGAGCGGGCCGGGTCCGAAGAGCGCGTCGGTGACCTCCGCGAGGCGGTCCTCGTCGTCGGACGCAAGATGCAGACAGGCGGCGATGTCCTCCAGCTTCGGGTTCTCCCAGCGGGCCATCGGGATGGCGCGGGGCACGGGGGAGCGGATGGCGGTGTGCTGC
This window contains:
- a CDS encoding carboxymuconolactone decarboxylase family protein is translated as MAVESHDDGKDRYSRGLAILQQLAAEERPSVLDSFSDIAPDLGRFTVEFPYGDIYARSSLTLRQRQLATVGALTALGHAAPQLKFHIHGALNIGVTRREIVEAILHVVVYAGFPAAINGLNVAKAVFAERTDDSDEAPHAVSESDDAPRYDRGWDALAEIDGDAGEAVIESLKDIAPDLARYIVEFSFGDIYTRGGLDLHAREVVTIAACTALGTARPQLKVHVNGLLNVGGTQDEVVETILQMAVYAGFPAAINGITAAREVFAERAAHSGPSGD
- a CDS encoding DUF7405 family protein; the encoded protein is MKLPEAQHAWESTFLTDEEGRPLAPRFHRLLMLDVVDHPTAADAERLEGALAALEERFPHGPDGLLTCLGWGFGWYAQHTAIRSPVPRAIPMARWENPKLEDIAACLHLASDDEDRLAEVTDALFGPGPLDQRARLRIREVRTGFVGRGLPAERLPERGLSPKAPLLLGFHSGLRGNQATEESITVPEGPLAGGTTMHVSHIELDLDSWYEQDRDTRSARMYAPGIGADEAEKLVDDAESDADRLPALAVAHGQVGHAQATGRARLYGRPRINRRDFATLDHGAPGTHFVSLQRTMEDFNATRAVMNAADARGHHGDIGVRRNNGINSVMEVRSRATFAVPPRAARAFPNLRP